A region of Kribbella sp. NBC_01245 DNA encodes the following proteins:
- a CDS encoding glycosyl hydrolase 53 family protein, whose translation MKHGKVAAVLTVTALSTALLTAPAGAASSLTGRDAEVSTPSSAVAATSRYEAESAPAVCSGAVASNHSGYSGSGFCDTSNAVGSAVTFTVNAAAAGTATLAFRYANGSGANRPGDVSVNGSVAQAGMAFAATASWTTWATRTLTVQLNAGANTVRLAATTAGGLGNIDYLEVTTGDVGNDTIMRGADVSTLQRAGDLGTKYYYANGTQGDALDILKSAGVNYVRLRIWNNPRSGYNNKAKVLEYARTVKAKGLKLMIDFHYSDTWADPGKQYKPAAWANHGIGQLQTDVYNYTYDVCNSLKAQGTTPDSVQIGNEINTGMLWPEGAVNNSNFTNLGLLLKAGYNATKACNSGTQVVIHTARVESGARWFYDGIRSQGVQWDVTALSYYCYWHGSMSGMAGVVSDMKSRYGKPVILAETAYPFTTANYDHAGNIITSSQPCAGHSATPSGQQANFAAVQNTSRNAGASGVFYWEPTWHAAVPGNGWDPADINNSGNAWENQAVFDRTGRINPNIRWLP comes from the coding sequence ATGAAGCACGGGAAAGTCGCGGCCGTCTTGACGGTCACCGCCCTCTCGACCGCCCTGCTCACCGCCCCCGCCGGAGCGGCGTCCAGCCTCACCGGGCGTGACGCCGAGGTGTCGACGCCCTCGAGCGCGGTCGCCGCGACGAGCCGGTACGAGGCCGAGTCCGCACCCGCCGTGTGCAGTGGCGCCGTCGCCTCAAACCACTCCGGCTACTCCGGCAGCGGTTTCTGCGACACGTCCAACGCCGTAGGCAGCGCGGTCACGTTCACGGTGAACGCGGCGGCCGCGGGCACGGCGACCCTGGCGTTCCGGTACGCCAATGGCAGCGGCGCGAACCGTCCCGGTGACGTGAGCGTCAACGGCTCGGTGGCACAGGCCGGGATGGCGTTCGCGGCCACCGCCTCCTGGACCACGTGGGCGACCAGGACCCTGACCGTGCAGCTGAACGCCGGGGCCAACACCGTACGGCTGGCCGCGACCACCGCCGGCGGACTGGGCAACATCGACTACCTCGAGGTCACGACCGGCGACGTCGGTAACGACACGATCATGCGTGGCGCGGACGTGTCGACGCTGCAACGGGCCGGCGACCTCGGTACGAAGTACTACTACGCCAACGGCACCCAGGGTGATGCGCTGGACATCCTCAAGAGCGCCGGCGTCAACTACGTCCGGCTGCGGATCTGGAACAACCCGCGCAGCGGCTACAACAACAAGGCCAAGGTCCTGGAGTACGCGCGCACGGTGAAGGCCAAGGGCCTGAAGCTGATGATCGACTTCCACTACTCCGACACCTGGGCGGACCCGGGCAAGCAGTACAAGCCCGCCGCGTGGGCCAACCACGGCATCGGCCAGCTGCAGACCGACGTCTACAACTACACGTACGACGTCTGCAACAGCCTGAAGGCGCAGGGCACCACTCCGGACAGCGTGCAGATCGGCAACGAGATCAACACCGGCATGCTCTGGCCCGAGGGCGCGGTGAACAACAGCAACTTCACCAACCTCGGTCTGCTGCTCAAGGCCGGCTACAACGCCACCAAGGCGTGTAACAGCGGCACCCAGGTGGTCATCCACACCGCGAGGGTGGAGAGCGGCGCTCGCTGGTTCTACGACGGCATCCGGTCCCAAGGCGTCCAGTGGGACGTCACCGCGCTGTCCTACTACTGCTACTGGCACGGCAGCATGTCCGGAATGGCCGGTGTCGTCTCCGACATGAAGTCGCGGTACGGCAAGCCGGTGATCCTCGCCGAGACCGCCTACCCCTTCACCACGGCCAACTACGACCACGCCGGCAACATCATCACCTCCTCGCAGCCCTGCGCCGGCCACTCGGCCACACCGTCCGGCCAGCAGGCCAACTTCGCCGCCGTGCAGAACACCTCCCGCAACGCCGGCGCGAGTGGCGTCTTCTACTGGGAACCCACCTGGCACGCCGCCGTACCCGGTAACGGCTGGGACCCGGCCGACATCAACAACTCCGGCAATGCCTGGGAGAACCAGGCCGTCTTCGACCGGACCGGTCGCATCAACCCCAACATCCGCTGGCTCCCGTAA
- a CDS encoding family 43 glycosylhydrolase: MMRKFSRRTMAAALVPLALTLTLAGGISTAGASTPALQPAASATIQNDVFWKDTAGNPIYSQGGGVLKVGSTYYWYGVKYNGAVTYYNNPAAGKNSNTSFNAITIYSSTDLANWKFEGNAMTSAELRGGWIGRVGVARNPTTGKYVLVSQLDSGLVFATSSTPNGRFTRAATQSNIANVTTGMSGDQSIFTDDDGRAYVIFSNKSGRSHLYVSPLRTSDYLHVEPARNIYNSSSGGREGNIMFKNAGTYYFCSSDLHGWNSSRTYCITSRNIYGPYSSEFVLQGTSADFSHVTQTGLAFSVNGSAGSFVMFGGDRWSDFAGNGIGYNDWMPVTFNGTTPVFHSLNQWNVDAAAGTWSVGSGNNYVLNPSVEADRVAQNKLAGWTNADNVSGDPNSNKLGGHTGRWAMSQYYSSAYNASMSQNISVPNGTYTLSAWVKSSGGQKRANIFAKNFGASELNRSISQSMGSWTKISVPGITVTNGSIQVGVLSDANAGNWVNVDDFSLVRTI; the protein is encoded by the coding sequence ATGATGAGGAAGTTTTCCAGACGAACGATGGCAGCGGCGCTGGTCCCCCTTGCGCTGACTTTGACGTTGGCCGGCGGCATCTCGACCGCAGGCGCAAGTACGCCGGCGCTCCAGCCTGCCGCGAGTGCCACGATACAAAATGACGTGTTCTGGAAGGACACCGCCGGGAATCCGATCTATTCCCAGGGTGGCGGCGTGCTGAAAGTCGGCAGCACGTACTACTGGTATGGAGTGAAATACAACGGCGCGGTCACCTATTACAACAACCCCGCCGCTGGAAAGAATAGCAACACTTCCTTCAATGCCATCACCATCTATTCTTCCACCGATCTGGCGAACTGGAAGTTCGAGGGCAACGCGATGACGTCCGCGGAGCTCAGGGGCGGCTGGATCGGCCGGGTGGGCGTTGCGCGCAACCCCACCACGGGCAAGTACGTGCTGGTCTCTCAGCTCGACAGCGGGCTGGTTTTCGCCACCAGTAGCACGCCGAACGGCCGCTTCACGCGGGCGGCCACCCAGTCGAACATCGCGAATGTCACCACCGGCATGTCCGGGGATCAATCGATCTTCACCGACGACGACGGCCGAGCGTACGTGATCTTCAGCAACAAGAGCGGTAGATCCCACCTGTACGTTTCACCGCTCCGCACGTCCGACTACCTGCACGTCGAACCCGCTAGGAATATTTACAACAGTTCTTCGGGTGGGCGTGAAGGCAATATCATGTTCAAGAACGCCGGGACGTATTACTTCTGTTCTTCCGATCTGCACGGCTGGAATTCCTCCCGGACGTACTGCATCACCTCCAGGAACATCTATGGCCCGTATTCTTCGGAGTTCGTGTTGCAGGGCACCAGTGCCGATTTCTCGCACGTGACGCAGACCGGTCTGGCGTTTTCGGTGAACGGTTCCGCGGGGTCGTTCGTCATGTTCGGCGGAGATCGCTGGAGCGACTTCGCCGGAAACGGGATCGGCTACAACGACTGGATGCCGGTCACCTTCAACGGGACGACGCCGGTCTTCCATTCGCTGAACCAGTGGAACGTCGACGCCGCCGCGGGGACGTGGTCCGTCGGCAGCGGCAACAACTACGTCCTGAACCCGAGCGTCGAGGCCGACCGAGTTGCCCAGAACAAGCTCGCCGGGTGGACGAACGCGGACAACGTCAGCGGCGACCCGAACAGCAACAAACTCGGCGGGCACACTGGACGCTGGGCGATGTCGCAGTACTACTCGTCCGCTTACAACGCCAGCATGTCCCAGAACATCTCGGTGCCGAACGGAACCTATACCTTGTCGGCCTGGGTCAAGAGCAGTGGCGGGCAGAAGAGGGCGAACATCTTCGCCAAGAACTTCGGTGCAAGCGAGCTGAATCGTTCGATCAGCCAGTCGATGGGCAGCTGGACGAAGATCAGCGTCCCCGGCATCACCGTGACCAACGGGTCCATCCAGGTCGGCGTGCTGTCCGACGCGAATGCGGGCAACTGGGTGAACGTCGACGACTTCAGCCTCGTGCGAACCATCTAG
- a CDS encoding RICIN domain-containing protein, with translation MTIQRRSFLRLTAAAGVAGAGLSQLGAAQALGILGPQGDAPSTPFAVGVRRYNWTRGSRPCTTYVYYPATGTAGGNPVTDAPAAGGVFPIYNFTHGFGSSPQGSLFIIKALAAAGFIVPAPHFNHNFSDVNNGNTSKDVSQILTNTLALNASGPLAGHINTGIGVGISGHSLGGMITHGLLTSWPDSRVISANPQSCVDMGNPSSSVSAKVLFVHGDRDGTTSYSSARQAYTEMTWPKAFLTFVGGSHTSFWSDQRFPRTVVDWARWTMYGDTAARDRLPADAAGANTRWEARLGDTQPGPAAYSLVAQHSGKAADISGASTAAGARLVQWAASTRTNQQFEFVDAGDGHVRIKARHSGLFLQPSGTAAGADVVQQADSGATGQQWRVIDHGSDVISLVNRASGLAMDVWERSTADGARIALWTYSGSPNQRFTRRRV, from the coding sequence ATGACCATTCAACGTCGTTCCTTCCTCAGGCTCACCGCCGCCGCCGGCGTCGCCGGAGCGGGCCTGTCCCAGCTCGGCGCAGCACAGGCACTCGGGATTCTCGGCCCCCAAGGCGACGCGCCGTCGACACCGTTCGCGGTCGGCGTGCGCCGCTACAACTGGACCCGCGGCAGCCGCCCGTGCACCACCTACGTCTACTACCCCGCGACCGGCACCGCCGGCGGCAACCCGGTGACCGACGCCCCTGCCGCCGGCGGTGTCTTCCCCATCTACAACTTCACCCACGGCTTCGGCAGCAGCCCGCAGGGTTCTCTGTTCATCATCAAGGCCTTGGCCGCGGCGGGCTTCATCGTCCCCGCCCCGCACTTCAACCACAACTTCAGCGACGTCAACAACGGCAACACCTCCAAGGACGTCTCGCAGATCCTCACCAACACCCTCGCGCTCAACGCGAGCGGACCACTGGCCGGGCACATCAACACCGGTATCGGCGTCGGCATCTCGGGTCACTCCCTGGGCGGCATGATCACCCATGGCCTGCTGACCTCCTGGCCCGACAGCCGGGTCATCTCCGCCAACCCGCAGTCCTGCGTGGACATGGGCAATCCGTCCAGTTCGGTCTCGGCCAAGGTCCTGTTCGTCCACGGCGACCGGGACGGGACCACGTCGTACTCCTCGGCCCGGCAGGCGTACACGGAGATGACGTGGCCCAAGGCGTTCCTCACCTTCGTCGGCGGCAGCCACACGAGCTTCTGGAGCGACCAGCGCTTCCCGAGGACGGTCGTCGACTGGGCCCGCTGGACCATGTACGGCGACACCGCGGCACGGGACCGCCTCCCCGCCGATGCGGCCGGGGCCAACACCAGGTGGGAAGCCCGGCTGGGCGACACGCAGCCCGGTCCGGCCGCCTACAGCCTGGTGGCTCAGCACAGCGGTAAGGCCGCCGATATCAGCGGGGCCTCCACCGCAGCCGGGGCACGGCTCGTCCAGTGGGCCGCCAGCACCCGCACGAACCAGCAGTTCGAGTTCGTGGACGCCGGCGACGGCCATGTCCGGATCAAGGCCCGGCACAGTGGCCTATTCCTCCAGCCTTCCGGCACCGCGGCCGGCGCGGACGTCGTCCAACAGGCCGACAGCGGCGCCACCGGCCAGCAGTGGCGCGTGATCGATCACGGCAGTGACGTGATCAGCCTCGTCAACCGCGCGTCCGGCCTGGCCATGGATGTCTGGGAGCGCTCGACCGCCGACGGCGCCCGCATCGCCCTATGGACGTACAGCGGCAGCCCCAACCAGCGCTTCACCCGCCGCCGCGTCTGA
- a CDS encoding GDSL-type esterase/lipase family protein — protein MELRSSFIAATVIACSAVMLPAAPASAAPTRYEAESAPATCSGTIDTDHAGYSGTGFCNGANAVGAAAQFTVNATTSGTATVGIRFASGTTTARPADVIVNGSRVSATTFEGTGTWSSWSTKTLAVQVNAGSNTIGLSPTTAAGLPNVDYVEFEVTAGGSPGTGRLDDPNLQYYGRWNRSNSSFYTMGWAGGYVDARFTGSSIGVRQRNAIDLFYSIDGGSLRWRRNVSGNVTLATGLATGSHSVRIGYRERAGSYNGDAGFGGLILAGGGQTAPVARPQNLVEFIGDSITVGQPNADRPFVAYPWRAGEALGAGHTQVAEGGACLVSRDCVGMMDWFRRSTSRATTDDWNFSTYQATGVVINLGTNDVGHGVSAAQFQQGYVVLLERVRRAYPNAHIFAMQTFRNRYVPETRNAVAARTAAGDSKVHFVDTTGWINTTTDLVDAVHPSPTGHAKIAQRLAPILDQYL, from the coding sequence ATGGAACTCAGATCGTCGTTCATCGCTGCCACCGTTATCGCCTGCTCGGCCGTCATGTTGCCGGCCGCACCCGCATCGGCGGCACCGACCCGGTACGAAGCCGAGTCCGCGCCGGCGACGTGCAGCGGCACCATCGACACGGACCACGCGGGCTACTCGGGGACAGGATTCTGCAACGGTGCGAACGCCGTTGGCGCCGCGGCACAATTCACTGTCAACGCCACGACGTCGGGCACCGCTACGGTGGGGATCCGATTCGCGAGCGGTACCACGACCGCCCGGCCCGCGGACGTCATCGTGAACGGCTCGAGGGTCTCGGCCACGACGTTCGAGGGAACCGGTACCTGGTCGTCGTGGTCGACCAAAACCCTTGCGGTGCAGGTGAACGCGGGCAGCAACACGATCGGGCTCAGCCCGACCACCGCCGCCGGCCTTCCCAACGTGGACTACGTCGAGTTCGAGGTGACGGCCGGCGGGTCGCCTGGCACGGGCCGGCTGGATGACCCGAACCTCCAGTACTACGGTCGCTGGAATCGGTCGAACTCGTCCTTCTACACGATGGGCTGGGCCGGCGGCTACGTCGATGCGCGGTTCACCGGGAGCTCAATCGGCGTACGTCAGCGAAACGCCATCGACCTGTTCTACTCCATCGACGGCGGATCGTTGCGCTGGCGTCGTAACGTCTCGGGGAACGTCACTCTCGCCACCGGGTTGGCGACTGGCTCGCACAGCGTGCGCATCGGCTATCGGGAGCGAGCCGGTTCGTACAACGGCGATGCGGGCTTCGGCGGCCTCATCCTCGCCGGGGGAGGGCAGACCGCGCCGGTCGCCCGGCCGCAGAACCTCGTCGAGTTCATCGGTGACTCGATCACTGTCGGCCAGCCCAACGCCGACCGGCCTTTCGTCGCCTACCCGTGGCGGGCCGGCGAGGCGCTCGGAGCGGGGCACACCCAGGTGGCTGAAGGTGGCGCCTGCCTGGTCAGCCGGGACTGCGTCGGAATGATGGACTGGTTCCGCCGCTCGACGTCGCGGGCGACAACCGACGACTGGAACTTCTCGACCTATCAGGCGACCGGGGTCGTCATCAACCTGGGCACCAACGACGTCGGTCATGGCGTATCCGCGGCGCAGTTCCAGCAGGGGTACGTCGTCCTGCTCGAGCGGGTTCGCCGGGCCTACCCGAATGCTCACATCTTCGCGATGCAGACCTTCCGGAACCGGTACGTGCCGGAGACGCGCAACGCCGTCGCGGCCCGCACTGCGGCCGGAGACAGCAAGGTCCACTTCGTCGATACGACCGGCTGGATCAATACGACCACTGACCTGGTCGACGCCGTCCATCCCAGCCCGACCGGCCACGCCAAGATCGCCCAACGGCTGGCGCCGATCCTCGACCAGTACCTCTGA
- a CDS encoding carbohydrate ABC transporter permease translates to MAARSWSRYSNRTFYLFVSPWVAGFVLLTAVPLVYAFGMSLTNFDGSSPRWRWVGLRNYAELYRDTDAWASLLRTLGFTAIVVPLSVAGALGLAVLLNRRLKAVGLWRTIFFLPSVVPVVAMAIMWKLVFNRDAGLLNAVLAVAGIDSITWLVDPVAFYALVTVSLWGLGGGMVIMLAALQGVPPELEEAAVVDGASRWRVFRHVTVPMISPVLFFQVVTGVIASFQIVVQPLLLAETNSISGVGHVPRSTHLYMVQVYEEFFQSNRFGYGSAMLWVFFIVILAITLLVQRSSRLWVYYEVDSDGRH, encoded by the coding sequence TGGCGGCGCGGAGCTGGTCGCGATACTCCAACCGCACCTTCTACCTTTTCGTCTCGCCCTGGGTGGCCGGGTTTGTGCTGTTGACCGCGGTCCCGCTCGTCTATGCGTTCGGGATGAGCCTGACCAACTTCGACGGCAGCTCGCCGCGCTGGCGCTGGGTCGGGTTGCGCAACTACGCCGAGCTGTACCGCGACACCGACGCCTGGGCGTCCCTGCTGCGCACGTTGGGTTTCACCGCGATCGTGGTGCCGCTCAGCGTCGCCGGCGCGCTCGGACTGGCGGTGCTGCTGAACCGGCGGCTGAAAGCGGTAGGGCTCTGGCGCACGATCTTCTTCCTGCCGTCGGTCGTGCCGGTGGTCGCGATGGCGATCATGTGGAAGCTGGTGTTCAACCGGGACGCCGGTCTTCTCAACGCGGTTCTCGCCGTGGCGGGAATCGACTCGATCACCTGGCTGGTCGACCCGGTGGCGTTCTACGCGCTGGTCACGGTGTCGCTGTGGGGGCTGGGCGGCGGCATGGTGATCATGCTCGCCGCGCTCCAGGGCGTGCCGCCTGAGCTCGAGGAAGCCGCCGTGGTGGATGGCGCGAGCCGCTGGCGGGTATTCCGGCACGTCACTGTGCCGATGATCTCGCCGGTGCTGTTCTTCCAGGTGGTCACTGGGGTGATCGCCTCGTTCCAGATCGTCGTACAGCCGTTGCTGCTTGCCGAGACGAACAGCATCTCGGGAGTGGGCCATGTGCCGCGCAGCACCCACCTCTACATGGTTCAGGTCTACGAGGAGTTCTTTCAGTCGAACCGGTTCGGCTACGGCTCGGCGATGTTGTGGGTGTTCTTCATCGTGATCCTGGCGATCACCCTGCTGGTGCAGCGATCGAGCCGTCTCTGGGTGTACTACGAGGTGGACAGCGATGGCCGGCACTAG
- a CDS encoding glycosyl hydrolase 53 family protein, which yields MSNRHMLRAIAGLTALATVVAAGTQATVPAHAVFGTADIKPIESNIAAKFWASATASSGSSTARRAIDGDPATAWATDKAGPQRLTVDLGGAYDNLRKVRVRFADPGMVNRYVVEASSDGRRWSRIADRSDARVRSRGAVHLFTRPGTRFVRLTIAGRAGVGVSELEVFNYLRDDLVLGADLSWIDDYQTREYWVDPLAADRGAGPNLLDVVKDRGMQHSRLRIWNEPRSESTGEPTPVPRQGPERSLQSAQWIKQRGMGLGIDFHYADSWADPSKQPKPRDWAELEFDELTRSVYDFTADYLRRLAAQGTVPDKVAVGNEIINGFMYGSEAALIGTTAPPYFVDQASIYQSKPGGGLLWKYWGSADPVEQRLYNEAWDRFTTLAAAGIKAVRDASPRSKVEIHVIVGTGRLAKTMEFWHQFLTRVKAKGQDPDVLAISYYPEWHGTPEALDVNLHTMATTYPDYELDVAETSYPASGGNGTPMPNSPFPRTIQGQADAIQRVFQAANDVVDNQGSGVLTWEPAGWQSMFRAVPNLPNTWEPHASINVYNASRAKHILEDTVYVTTAVGATPVLPRTIRMLTTATRKVSAVPVRWQPLPPAATDTPGQIVLAGATEKGPVSAVIDVVERTSAP from the coding sequence ATGAGCAACAGGCACATGCTGCGCGCCATCGCGGGGCTGACCGCTCTCGCGACCGTGGTGGCAGCCGGGACCCAGGCGACGGTGCCGGCCCACGCCGTTTTCGGCACCGCGGACATCAAACCGATCGAAAGCAACATCGCTGCCAAGTTCTGGGCCTCGGCCACGGCGAGCAGCGGCTCGTCCACCGCCCGGCGGGCCATCGACGGCGATCCCGCGACGGCCTGGGCCACGGACAAGGCCGGCCCACAGCGGCTGACCGTTGATCTCGGCGGCGCCTACGACAACCTGCGTAAGGTGCGGGTCCGGTTCGCGGATCCGGGCATGGTGAACAGGTACGTCGTTGAGGCGTCGTCCGACGGTCGCCGCTGGTCCAGAATTGCCGACCGGTCCGACGCTCGCGTCCGATCGCGTGGTGCCGTCCACTTGTTCACCCGGCCTGGAACGCGTTTCGTGCGGCTCACCATCGCCGGCCGTGCCGGAGTGGGCGTCAGTGAGCTCGAGGTCTTCAACTACCTGCGCGACGATCTCGTCCTCGGTGCCGACCTGTCGTGGATAGACGACTACCAGACCCGGGAGTACTGGGTCGATCCGCTGGCGGCCGATCGCGGCGCCGGGCCGAACTTGCTGGACGTGGTCAAGGATCGCGGCATGCAGCACTCGAGGTTGCGGATCTGGAACGAGCCGAGGAGCGAGAGCACCGGGGAGCCGACACCCGTTCCACGCCAAGGGCCGGAGCGATCGCTTCAGTCGGCACAGTGGATCAAGCAGCGGGGCATGGGCCTCGGTATCGACTTCCACTACGCGGACTCGTGGGCAGACCCGAGCAAGCAGCCGAAACCACGCGACTGGGCTGAGCTGGAGTTCGACGAGCTGACCCGTTCGGTGTACGACTTCACTGCCGACTATCTTCGCCGGCTGGCCGCGCAGGGCACCGTTCCGGACAAGGTTGCTGTCGGCAACGAGATCATCAACGGCTTCATGTACGGCAGTGAGGCCGCCCTCATCGGTACGACGGCCCCGCCGTACTTCGTCGACCAGGCCTCGATCTACCAGTCCAAGCCCGGTGGCGGCCTGCTCTGGAAGTACTGGGGATCGGCCGATCCCGTCGAGCAGCGGCTCTACAACGAGGCGTGGGACCGATTCACCACGCTGGCGGCGGCCGGGATCAAGGCGGTCCGCGACGCGTCGCCACGATCCAAGGTGGAGATCCACGTCATCGTCGGCACCGGGCGATTGGCCAAGACGATGGAGTTCTGGCACCAGTTCCTCACCCGCGTCAAGGCCAAGGGGCAGGACCCGGACGTGCTCGCGATCTCGTACTACCCGGAGTGGCACGGCACGCCCGAAGCCCTCGACGTCAACCTGCACACGATGGCCACCACCTACCCCGACTACGAGCTCGACGTCGCCGAGACCTCCTACCCGGCGTCGGGCGGCAACGGCACACCGATGCCGAACTCACCCTTCCCGCGCACCATCCAGGGGCAAGCGGATGCGATCCAGCGGGTCTTCCAGGCCGCCAATGACGTGGTCGACAACCAGGGGAGTGGCGTGCTGACCTGGGAACCGGCCGGCTGGCAATCGATGTTCCGCGCCGTACCCAATCTGCCGAACACCTGGGAACCGCACGCGTCGATCAACGTGTACAACGCCAGCCGGGCAAAGCACATCCTCGAAGACACCGTCTACGTCACCACTGCGGTGGGCGCGACGCCGGTGCTGCCGCGCACCATCCGCATGCTCACCACCGCGACCAGAAAGGTCAGCGCCGTCCCAGTCCGCTGGCAGCCGCTGCCGCCCGCAGCGACTGACACCCCGGGCCAGATCGTCCTAGCCGGCGCGACCGAGAAGGGACCGGTGTCTGCCGTCATCGATGTGGTCGAACGTACATCCGCCCCTTAA
- a CDS encoding glycoside hydrolase family 43 protein has protein sequence MTQSSLDSTPPRRPRGRRTALVLVGALIASAIALVAGTSANAANQQELDAAPASTYAGYLFSYFTGENTSAGEQVYFGLSQGNDPTRWRQLNAGRPVLTTTVGTRGVRDPFIIRSPQGDKFYQIATDLRMYGNGNWDQVQRTGSKSIVVWESTDLVNWSAPRLARVSPDTAGNTWAPEAYYDEGLGRYVVFWASKLYSASDPNHTRTTYNRMMYATTSDFRTFSAPQVWVDKGYSTIDSTLIKHNGTYHRFTKDERSSSQSACGKFILGEKSTTILNRNYSFVAECLGKNAISRGEGPLVFKSNTAERWYMFIDEYGGRGYIPFTTTDLNARQWSPVSGYTMPGRPRHGTVLPVTQAEYDRLLQRWG, from the coding sequence ATGACACAGTCCTCCCTCGATTCGACCCCACCGCGGCGTCCGCGCGGACGCCGTACCGCACTCGTCCTCGTCGGCGCCCTGATCGCGAGCGCCATCGCCTTGGTCGCAGGAACGTCGGCGAACGCGGCCAACCAGCAGGAGCTCGACGCTGCGCCTGCCTCGACGTACGCCGGCTATCTGTTCTCCTACTTCACCGGCGAGAACACCTCCGCGGGCGAGCAGGTCTACTTCGGGCTCAGTCAGGGCAACGACCCGACCCGGTGGCGCCAACTCAACGCCGGACGGCCCGTGTTGACCACGACGGTGGGGACCCGCGGCGTGCGGGACCCGTTCATCATCCGCTCACCGCAGGGCGACAAGTTCTACCAGATCGCCACCGACCTGCGGATGTACGGCAACGGCAACTGGGACCAGGTCCAGCGGACCGGCAGCAAGTCGATCGTGGTCTGGGAGTCGACCGACCTGGTGAACTGGAGCGCGCCGCGCCTGGCACGCGTCTCGCCGGATACGGCAGGCAACACCTGGGCGCCGGAGGCGTACTACGACGAGGGCCTCGGCCGGTACGTCGTGTTCTGGGCGTCGAAGCTGTACTCCGCCAGCGACCCGAACCACACCCGCACCACCTACAACCGCATGATGTACGCCACGACGTCCGACTTCCGCACGTTCAGCGCTCCACAGGTCTGGGTCGACAAGGGCTACTCCACGATCGACTCGACGCTCATCAAGCACAACGGGACCTATCACCGCTTCACGAAGGACGAGCGCAGTTCGTCCCAGTCCGCGTGCGGGAAGTTCATCCTCGGCGAGAAGTCGACGACCATCCTCAACCGCAACTACTCGTTCGTCGCCGAATGCCTCGGCAAGAACGCGATCAGCCGGGGCGAGGGGCCGCTGGTCTTCAAGTCGAACACGGCCGAGCGCTGGTACATGTTCATCGACGAGTACGGCGGCAGGGGCTACATCCCGTTCACCACCACGGACTTGAACGCTCGGCAATGGTCGCCCGTGTCCGGCTACACGATGCCCGGCCGGCCGCGTCACGGCACAGTCCTGCCGGTCACCCAGGCCGAGTACGACCGCCTGCTGCAGCGCTGGGGCTGA
- a CDS encoding carbohydrate ABC transporter permease, whose amino-acid sequence MAGTRRAHPQLARPRFQPSAAAMYVLLLVLAMLFVGPIGWLLLAALKSREEWGAIPTRLLPEQAQWDNFGRALTDINFAAYTANSLFLSTMYALLVTATSALVGFGFARLRGRGQHALFLVVLSTMMLPQILTLLPTYVLFARIGVVNTYWPWVLWGLGASPYLVFLFRQFFAAIPRELEDAAIMDGCGWARIFGRIFLPLSWPALITSFLLSFTWTWGDYIAPALLLDVDHTTLSVAITAWYRDPRGNAIPTVQAAGAALYTIPVLLIFLFAQRYFIRSVVASGIKG is encoded by the coding sequence ATGGCCGGCACTAGACGCGCGCACCCGCAGCTTGCCCGGCCGCGCTTCCAGCCGAGCGCTGCCGCGATGTACGTGCTGCTGCTGGTGTTGGCGATGCTGTTCGTCGGGCCGATCGGCTGGCTGCTGCTCGCCGCGCTGAAGTCACGCGAGGAGTGGGGGGCCATACCGACGCGGCTCCTGCCCGAACAAGCACAGTGGGACAACTTCGGCCGGGCTCTCACGGACATCAACTTCGCGGCCTACACGGCCAACTCGCTCTTTCTCTCCACGATGTACGCCCTGCTCGTCACCGCGACCAGCGCACTCGTCGGCTTCGGGTTCGCCCGGCTGCGCGGACGAGGCCAGCACGCGCTGTTCCTGGTGGTGCTGTCGACCATGATGCTGCCGCAGATCTTGACGCTGCTGCCGACGTACGTGCTGTTCGCCCGGATCGGCGTGGTCAACACGTACTGGCCGTGGGTGCTGTGGGGGCTCGGGGCCTCGCCGTACCTGGTGTTCCTGTTCCGGCAGTTCTTCGCGGCGATCCCGCGCGAACTGGAGGACGCGGCCATCATGGACGGCTGCGGCTGGGCCCGGATCTTCGGCCGGATCTTCCTGCCGCTGTCGTGGCCCGCCCTGATCACGTCGTTCCTGCTGTCGTTCACCTGGACCTGGGGTGACTACATCGCCCCGGCGCTGCTGCTCGACGTGGACCACACGACGCTCTCGGTCGCGATCACCGCGTGGTACCGCGATCCGCGCGGCAACGCGATTCCAACCGTGCAGGCTGCCGGTGCGGCTCTCTACACCATTCCGGTCCTGCTCATCTTCCTGTTCGCCCAGCGGTACTTCATCCGGAGCGTCGTCGCGTCCGGGATCAAAGGATAA